The Calditerrivibrio nitroreducens DSM 19672 genome window below encodes:
- a CDS encoding TlyA family RNA methyltransferase: MKKVRLDEYLIRKGVVKDIKEATGVILSGRVRVGDQVLDKPGMLVKPEVEISLQENPGYVSRGALKLKKAFELFSIDFREKIVMDIGCSTGGFTDFALKHGAKKVFAIDVGKGVLDYNLRNDDRVIVMEGVNFRYLPFDDVGCYPDIILGDLSFISLKTIFDPLLKFCKDGTEVVFLIKPQFEANPKEVEKGGLVKDNNVHKRVIFEVISKYCENFEFCGLTSSPIKGAKGNVEYLVFLVYKSNVVHRDDIQKIIDKVVDEEYSYCCKTSC, from the coding sequence TTGAAAAAGGTAAGATTGGATGAATATCTTATCAGAAAAGGGGTAGTAAAAGATATAAAAGAGGCAACCGGTGTAATCCTTTCCGGTCGTGTTAGAGTGGGAGATCAGGTTCTGGATAAACCGGGTATGCTTGTAAAACCTGAAGTGGAAATTTCCTTACAGGAAAATCCTGGGTACGTAAGTAGGGGAGCACTGAAGCTTAAAAAGGCTTTTGAACTATTTTCTATAGATTTTAGAGAAAAGATTGTGATGGATATCGGCTGTTCCACCGGTGGTTTTACCGATTTTGCTTTGAAACATGGGGCAAAAAAGGTTTTTGCCATAGATGTGGGTAAAGGTGTCTTAGATTACAATTTACGTAATGACGATAGAGTCATTGTAATGGAGGGGGTAAATTTTCGATATCTCCCCTTTGATGATGTGGGCTGTTATCCAGATATAATTTTAGGAGATCTTTCTTTTATATCCCTGAAAACGATTTTCGATCCATTGTTGAAGTTTTGCAAAGATGGTACTGAAGTGGTATTCCTTATAAAACCTCAATTTGAAGCAAATCCGAAAGAGGTAGAAAAAGGTGGATTGGTGAAGGACAATAATGTGCACAAGCGAGTGATTTTTGAGGTGATTAGTAAGTACTGTGAAAATTTTGAATTTTGTGGTCTCACATCCTCACCGATAAAGGGTGCAAAAGGTAATGTTGAATATTTAGTTTTTTTGGTGTATAAAAGTAATGTTGTTCATAGAGATGATATTCAAAAAATAATCGATAAGGTTGTGGATGAAGAATATAGCTATTGTTGCAAAACCTCATGCTGA
- a CDS encoding NAD(+)/NADH kinase: MKNIAIVAKPHADNIKGLIESVIDFLSRHGINYLLEDRAASVMGVEPASINEIRELSDGAIVLGGDGTLISAIRIFDEKEIPILGVNLGRLGFLTETRIDEIASALKSMISGEYSIEKRLKLCSEIYLNGDVTFNASVINDVVINKGALARIIDIELFVNDCFVNKYRADGLIISTPTGSTAYNLAAGGPIIYPTLNNIIITPICPHSLSNRPIVLDADVIITMKVLNNDEKVFITYDGQIGKRLDKDEIIKIKRSPYYINLVVPKNRNYFSVLREKLGWGGN; the protein is encoded by the coding sequence ATGAAGAATATAGCTATTGTTGCAAAACCTCATGCTGACAATATAAAGGGGCTTATTGAATCGGTAATAGATTTTTTATCAAGACATGGGATTAATTATCTCCTGGAGGATAGGGCTGCATCTGTCATGGGTGTGGAACCTGCAAGTATCAATGAAATAAGAGAACTATCGGATGGCGCAATTGTACTGGGAGGGGATGGTACTCTTATCTCCGCAATAAGGATCTTTGATGAAAAAGAGATACCGATCCTTGGTGTGAATCTGGGAAGGCTTGGATTTCTTACGGAAACAAGGATAGATGAAATAGCTTCGGCTCTAAAAAGTATGATATCTGGCGAGTATTCCATTGAAAAAAGATTAAAGCTCTGTAGTGAAATCTATTTAAATGGTGATGTGACTTTTAATGCATCTGTCATCAATGATGTGGTGATCAACAAAGGGGCTTTAGCCCGTATTATTGATATAGAGCTTTTTGTGAATGACTGTTTTGTGAATAAATACAGGGCTGATGGGCTTATCATATCAACACCAACAGGTTCCACCGCCTACAACCTGGCGGCGGGTGGGCCTATAATATATCCAACTTTGAATAACATCATAATTACGCCAATCTGTCCCCACTCCCTTTCTAATCGACCAATTGTTTTGGATGCAGATGTAATTATAACCATGAAGGTACTGAATAATGATGAAAAGGTCTTTATTACTTACGATGGGCAGATAGGTAAGAGGCTTGATAAGGATGAAATTATTAAGATAAAACGATCACCTTATTATATAAATCTTGTTGTTCCAAAAAACAGAAACTATTTTTCTGTTTTGAGAGAAAAATTGGGCTGGGGTGGAAACTAA
- the recN gene encoding DNA repair protein RecN: MLKFLSVQNFSVIEDIEIEFSDGLNIFTGETGAGKTVIINAVKILVGEKLSRAFFRDETKPIKIQGIFSIKRELMAEDLLSEFEIDDEVIIRREFDLQGKNRILVNGNVATQKQLQALTENFLDIHGQHEHQLLLNPKNHLSFVDMLIDNKFKVDYLEKFKRYKQIENDIKRLTGNIQEMEREREYLEFQVEEIESLKVDPEKDKDLENRISVLTNIDKIKNALTRSLNCLNGDEINIENLLTVVSREISSIVKYSDELKAVGNKVDSIFYEIQDITGTIEEMLEKYEFDESEMNTLIERKDRIDRVCKKYNKKMEELPVYLSEIKRRLEEIELRDERIEELTKEQALLEKQLETLRGNLNAERGKVSKLLSDRITKILKDLELKNAVFRVKIEDLKRFDEKGGVDLEFFISTNIGFEPGPLSKIASGGEISRVMLALKEAFSEVDIVDTLIFDEIDTGISGITAKKVAEKLKKISENKQVIVITHLPVVAAMGDRHFHLTKIDEGGKTKTMIKSLDEGERKFVLASMVAGEVTENSLKQAEELLRR, from the coding sequence ATGCTCAAGTTTCTGTCTGTACAAAATTTTTCCGTTATAGAAGATATTGAGATTGAATTTTCAGATGGATTAAATATCTTCACAGGTGAAACAGGTGCAGGAAAAACAGTTATAATAAACGCCGTGAAGATCCTTGTGGGGGAAAAGCTTAGCAGAGCATTTTTTCGGGATGAAACTAAGCCGATAAAGATTCAAGGGATCTTTTCCATAAAAAGGGAGTTGATGGCGGAGGATCTTTTAAGTGAGTTTGAAATAGATGACGAAGTGATAATCAGAAGGGAGTTTGATCTACAGGGTAAGAATAGGATTCTTGTGAATGGAAACGTAGCCACACAAAAGCAGCTTCAGGCATTGACGGAAAACTTTCTGGATATTCACGGCCAACATGAGCATCAACTGCTTTTAAACCCCAAAAACCATCTATCATTTGTTGATATGCTTATTGATAATAAATTTAAAGTGGATTATCTTGAAAAGTTTAAAAGATACAAGCAGATAGAAAATGATATTAAAAGACTTACGGGAAATATTCAGGAGATGGAGAGGGAAAGGGAGTATCTCGAATTTCAGGTGGAGGAGATCGAGTCATTAAAGGTAGATCCAGAAAAAGATAAAGATCTCGAAAATAGGATTTCGGTTTTGACAAACATAGATAAAATAAAAAATGCCCTTACGAGATCTTTAAACTGTTTGAATGGGGATGAGATAAATATTGAAAATCTTCTGACGGTTGTGTCAAGAGAGATCTCATCTATTGTAAAATACAGCGATGAACTTAAAGCAGTCGGAAATAAAGTTGACTCTATCTTTTACGAAATCCAGGATATAACAGGAACTATCGAAGAGATGCTAGAAAAATATGAATTTGATGAATCCGAGATGAACACGCTCATCGAGAGGAAAGATAGAATAGATAGGGTGTGTAAAAAATATAATAAAAAGATGGAGGAACTTCCGGTTTATTTATCAGAGATAAAAAGAAGGCTTGAAGAGATAGAGTTAAGGGATGAGAGGATAGAAGAGTTAACGAAAGAGCAAGCGTTGTTGGAAAAACAGCTTGAGACATTAAGGGGTAATCTAAATGCCGAAAGGGGTAAGGTTTCTAAGCTTCTTTCGGACAGGATAACGAAAATTTTAAAAGATCTTGAGCTTAAAAATGCTGTTTTTAGAGTTAAGATTGAAGATTTAAAACGTTTTGATGAAAAAGGTGGGGTGGATCTTGAGTTTTTTATCTCCACCAATATCGGCTTTGAGCCGGGGCCACTTTCAAAGATAGCTTCCGGTGGGGAGATTTCAAGGGTGATGCTGGCTCTAAAGGAAGCCTTTTCGGAAGTGGACATAGTGGATACGCTCATCTTTGATGAGATCGATACGGGGATAAGTGGTATAACGGCAAAAAAAGTGGCGGAAAAGCTCAAAAAGATATCTGAAAATAAACAGGTAATTGTGATTACTCACCTTCCGGTGGTGGCGGCTATGGGGGATAGACATTTTCACCTTACCAAGATCGACGAAGGTGGTAAAACTAAAACAATGATCAAGTCTTTAGATGAAGGGGAGAGGAAATTTGTGCTCGCTTCGATGGTTGCTGGGGAGGTCACGGAGAATTCTTTAAAACAGGCGGAGGAGCTTCTTAGAAGATGA
- a CDS encoding DedA family protein — MIQQIASFVVNMIDKTGYFGIAFFMLIESSFIPFPSEVVVPPAGYLVSQGKMNMYLVVLSSLIGSVVGGLVNYYLAVRFGRPFILRYGKYFFLGESKFQKVEKFFKNHGEITTFVGRLLPGIRQYISFPAGLARMNLFRFCLFTALGAGIWSIVLAYTGYFVGTNLDMIKEHINKITIVILPTLVVLVIVYIFTYKKYLRWRNYDKKD, encoded by the coding sequence ATGATTCAGCAGATAGCATCCTTTGTTGTAAATATGATTGATAAGACTGGTTATTTTGGTATAGCCTTTTTTATGCTCATCGAAAGTAGCTTTATACCATTCCCCAGTGAGGTGGTGGTTCCCCCTGCCGGATACCTTGTATCCCAGGGGAAGATGAATATGTATCTTGTGGTGTTATCTTCTTTGATAGGTAGTGTGGTTGGTGGGCTCGTAAATTATTACCTGGCTGTTAGATTCGGTAGGCCTTTTATTTTAAGATACGGGAAATACTTTTTTCTGGGGGAGTCAAAATTTCAGAAAGTGGAGAAGTTTTTTAAAAACCATGGGGAGATTACTACATTCGTTGGTAGGCTTTTGCCTGGTATCAGGCAATATATCTCTTTTCCTGCCGGTCTTGCCCGGATGAACCTTTTTAGATTCTGCCTTTTTACTGCTCTGGGGGCGGGGATATGGTCTATAGTGCTTGCCTATACAGGATATTTCGTGGGGACAAATCTTGATATGATCAAAGAGCATATAAATAAAATAACCATTGTTATTTTACCCACATTGGTGGTTTTAGTAATAGTATACATATTTACATATAAAAAATATTTAAGGTGGAGAAACTATGATAAAAAAGATTAG
- a CDS encoding peptidoglycan DD-metalloendopeptidase family protein, which translates to MIKKISLSAVFIIFFTITLFAEEITVKPGDTFAGIFTKMFDYNVVIRLYSDLKGKIPGFVLREGQKIIFGKNYVHIPLDITKEVKIFKKDEGYEINLVEHPVYTINTVVKGTIKGSLFETINNIGESDELAIKFADIYQWEVDFFKEVHPGDSFSIVVEKIFAKGIFIGYGKILAADFYNRGRVIRAIYYDNGKLAGYFTPDGKHLKKGFLRAPLKFGRVSSKFTSSRLHPVLGRYLPHFGVDYAAPTGTPIYATGSGVVMQKGFQGGAGNFVKIKHPNNIITTYMHMSKFKPGLKVGSRVSQGEVIGYVGATGYATGPHVDYRIQIGPKYVNPLSFVAPPIMLKKDDIVALNEKSKRIVALLNNTYYRTADNRLLE; encoded by the coding sequence ATGATAAAAAAGATTAGTTTATCTGCTGTTTTTATTATTTTTTTTACTATCACTCTCTTTGCGGAAGAGATTACGGTCAAACCTGGAGATACTTTTGCAGGAATCTTTACGAAGATGTTTGACTACAATGTGGTTATCCGTCTGTATAGCGATTTAAAGGGGAAGATTCCTGGGTTTGTTTTAAGGGAAGGGCAGAAAATCATTTTTGGAAAAAATTATGTACATATACCTCTTGATATTACCAAAGAGGTGAAGATCTTCAAAAAGGATGAAGGTTATGAGATAAATCTTGTGGAGCATCCTGTATATACGATCAATACCGTTGTGAAAGGGACTATCAAAGGGTCATTGTTTGAAACTATCAACAATATTGGTGAGAGTGATGAGTTGGCAATAAAGTTTGCTGACATCTATCAGTGGGAGGTGGATTTCTTTAAAGAGGTCCATCCGGGGGATAGCTTCAGTATCGTGGTGGAAAAGATCTTCGCCAAGGGGATATTCATAGGGTATGGTAAGATACTTGCTGCGGATTTTTATAATCGTGGAAGGGTAATCAGGGCTATCTACTACGATAATGGTAAGTTGGCAGGTTATTTTACCCCTGATGGGAAGCATTTGAAGAAAGGTTTTTTGAGGGCCCCATTAAAATTCGGGAGGGTGAGTTCTAAATTTACCTCCAGCAGACTTCATCCTGTATTGGGGAGATATCTGCCTCATTTCGGTGTGGATTACGCTGCCCCAACAGGGACGCCGATATATGCAACCGGATCAGGTGTAGTTATGCAAAAAGGTTTTCAGGGTGGTGCTGGAAATTTTGTAAAGATAAAACATCCGAATAACATTATCACCACCTATATGCATATGTCAAAATTCAAGCCGGGACTTAAGGTTGGCAGCCGTGTATCTCAGGGGGAGGTGATAGGGTACGTTGGTGCAACGGGATATGCCACTGGCCCCCACGTGGACTACAGGATTCAGATTGGTCCAAAATATGTAAATCCTTTAAGTTTTGTTGCTCCCCCTATAATGCTTAAAAAAGATGACATCGTGGCTTTGAATGAGAAATCAAAACGGATAGTTGCCCTTCTCAATAACACCTATTACAGAACAGCAGACAACAGACTTTTGGAATGA
- a CDS encoding SLC13 family permease, producing the protein MFPKIILLLTLIAIAVGYVPRFKMNRTTIALVGGVFLIVSGGIGYDDALKSINLDTIVLLFSMMIINANFGISGFFGIVSQKIIKFADTPKKLLFVIIFTSGILSSILLNDTVAIMFTPIAIMVLLNLRRDPVPYLLGLGMAANIGSAMTPVGNPQNMLIASFSGLTFVKFITPLFFISIVSLFFLYLILLLFFKEEFKDTKITSANIPEFRIYRPLLFKTLFSTIVMVILFLLHFPVSYSALIAASILLFTRRIKPSRVFREIDWSLLVFFSSLFVVTSAVETTGVGEKLYILFKNFIFINIFSFSFAMGVFSNIVSNVPAVMLFAPFIKSLGNSYGYWITAAMSSTFAGNFTIIGSVANIIVVEIAAKNGIKIGFIQFFKVGSIVTIITILTGSLWLNWIL; encoded by the coding sequence ATGTTCCCTAAAATAATTTTACTTCTAACGCTTATTGCCATTGCTGTGGGTTATGTGCCAAGATTTAAGATGAACAGAACCACAATTGCCCTTGTGGGGGGTGTGTTTTTGATCGTTTCTGGTGGGATCGGTTATGATGATGCATTAAAATCGATTAATCTCGACACAATAGTACTTTTATTCTCCATGATGATAATAAATGCTAATTTCGGTATTTCCGGATTTTTTGGGATCGTTTCTCAGAAAATCATAAAATTTGCAGATACACCAAAAAAGTTACTTTTTGTTATTATATTTACCTCCGGGATTCTGTCTTCCATTTTGCTAAACGATACGGTGGCAATTATGTTTACCCCAATTGCAATTATGGTTTTGTTAAATCTTAGAAGGGATCCTGTACCTTATCTATTGGGACTTGGTATGGCTGCAAACATCGGATCTGCAATGACACCCGTTGGAAATCCTCAAAATATGCTTATTGCAAGTTTTTCAGGACTTACCTTTGTTAAGTTTATTACCCCACTTTTTTTTATATCGATAGTTTCCCTGTTTTTTCTTTACTTAATATTACTGTTATTTTTCAAAGAGGAGTTTAAAGATACTAAGATAACATCAGCGAATATACCGGAGTTTAGAATTTATAGACCATTGCTTTTTAAGACATTGTTTTCAACAATTGTAATGGTTATTTTATTTCTTCTACATTTCCCTGTATCTTATTCCGCTTTAATAGCTGCATCAATACTACTTTTCACCCGAAGGATAAAACCATCAAGGGTATTCAGGGAGATTGACTGGTCTTTGCTTGTATTCTTTTCGTCGCTGTTTGTGGTGACGTCCGCTGTGGAAACAACAGGTGTTGGGGAAAAGCTCTATATATTATTCAAAAATTTTATATTTATTAATATATTTTCTTTTTCATTTGCCATGGGGGTTTTTAGTAATATCGTATCCAATGTACCAGCTGTGATGCTTTTTGCGCCATTTATAAAATCTCTGGGAAATAGCTATGGATATTGGATTACTGCTGCTATGTCATCCACTTTTGCGGGTAATTTTACTATAATTGGTTCTGTTGCCAACATAATTGTAGTTGAAATAGCCGCAAAAAATGGTATAAAAATCGGGTTTATACAGTTTTTTAAGGTGGGTAGTATAGTTACGATTATAACGATTTTGACGGGTAGTTTGTGGCTAAATTGGATATTATAA
- a CDS encoding indolepyruvate ferredoxin oxidoreductase subunit alpha, whose translation MPKVIIDTDKCKGCGICIVYCPKKILRFSGKFNTSGYNYVECIDEFLCILCKSCALMCPDVIFTLKKDE comes from the coding sequence ATGCCAAAGGTAATCATTGATACCGATAAGTGTAAGGGGTGCGGTATATGCATCGTATACTGTCCAAAAAAGATACTGAGATTTTCAGGAAAATTTAATACCTCCGGATATAATTATGTGGAATGCATAGATGAATTTTTATGTATTCTATGTAAAAGTTGTGCTCTAATGTGCCCGGATGTTATCTTTACCCTCAAAAAAGATGAATAA
- the vorB gene encoding 3-methyl-2-oxobutanoate dehydrogenase subunit VorB codes for MSEKILMKGNEAIAEAAVRAGVKGYFGYPITPQNEVTAYMSKRMVELGRAFVQAESEVAAINMVYGAASTGELAMTTSSSPGIALMQEGISYMCGAEVPAVIVNISRGGPGLGNIGPSQGDYNQSTRGGGNGDYFLIVYTPSTLQEAVDITYKAFDVANRYRNPVLILGDGALGQMAETVVLPPFKELESKDKGWELNGCKGREPRSVKSLRLAEGMLKLHNFHLKEKFEQVKRNEVEYELIGDDYDILIVAFGTAARVSKSAIKEAAKHGVKVGMFRPILIWPYPYAQLTEAAKKAKKVLVVEMNNGQMLFDVMLAVKDDNKIEFLGKPGGEVVDPDEILEKILSIKG; via the coding sequence ATGTCAGAAAAGATATTAATGAAAGGTAATGAGGCTATTGCGGAAGCTGCCGTAAGAGCTGGTGTTAAGGGGTATTTTGGATATCCGATAACCCCCCAGAATGAGGTTACTGCATACATGTCCAAAAGAATGGTTGAGTTGGGTAGGGCATTTGTACAGGCTGAAAGTGAGGTGGCTGCTATAAATATGGTTTATGGTGCTGCATCTACCGGTGAGCTTGCGATGACAACCTCCTCAAGCCCTGGAATTGCACTGATGCAGGAAGGTATTTCATATATGTGTGGGGCTGAAGTTCCTGCGGTGATTGTAAATATATCAAGGGGAGGCCCGGGACTTGGAAATATTGGGCCAAGTCAGGGGGATTACAATCAGTCCACAAGAGGTGGTGGTAATGGTGATTATTTTCTCATCGTGTATACCCCCAGCACACTTCAGGAGGCAGTTGATATAACATATAAAGCTTTTGATGTTGCAAATAGATACAGAAACCCTGTTTTAATACTTGGGGACGGTGCTTTGGGTCAGATGGCTGAGACGGTTGTGCTGCCACCATTTAAAGAATTGGAGTCCAAAGATAAGGGCTGGGAACTTAACGGTTGCAAGGGTAGAGAACCAAGATCGGTAAAATCCCTGCGGTTAGCAGAAGGGATGCTTAAACTTCATAATTTTCACTTGAAGGAAAAATTTGAGCAGGTTAAGAGAAATGAGGTCGAATATGAATTGATAGGTGATGATTACGATATTCTTATTGTTGCATTTGGTACTGCCGCGAGGGTTTCAAAAAGCGCTATAAAAGAAGCTGCCAAACATGGTGTAAAAGTTGGAATGTTTAGGCCTATCCTCATATGGCCTTATCCATATGCGCAGCTAACAGAGGCTGCAAAAAAGGCAAAGAAGGTATTGGTTGTGGAGATGAATAACGGACAGATGCTCTTTGATGTGATGTTGGCGGTAAAGGATGATAATAAAATCGAATTTCTGGGTAAACCCGGTGGCGAAGTGGTGGATCCGGATGAGATATTAGAAAAAATTTTATCCATAAAGGGGTAA
- a CDS encoding thiamine pyrophosphate-dependent enzyme — protein sequence MKTVYEKPQSLTSNKSIYCPGCNHGLIHRLVAEAIDSLSLREKTVGVAPVGCAVLLYDYFNFDIVEAPHGRAPALATGIKRVRPDLVVFTYQGDGDLASIGMSEIIHAANRGENVTVVFVNNANYGMTGGQMAPTTLPGQKTTTTPFGRDTKHDGFPFRMAEIIGNLPAVAYSTRVKVTSPKHVIAAGKAIKKAFQNQIEEKGFSFVEVLSTCPTNWGMDPVKSLKWVDEVMESYYPLGTFKDIDGGK from the coding sequence ATGAAAACAGTTTATGAAAAACCTCAAAGTCTTACTTCTAATAAATCTATATATTGTCCTGGTTGCAATCATGGATTGATTCATAGATTGGTGGCTGAGGCTATAGATTCTCTCTCTCTTAGAGAAAAGACAGTTGGTGTAGCACCTGTGGGCTGTGCAGTTTTGCTTTATGATTATTTTAATTTTGACATTGTGGAGGCTCCCCATGGTAGGGCACCGGCTCTTGCCACCGGTATAAAAAGGGTTAGACCTGATCTTGTGGTGTTTACATATCAAGGGGATGGTGATCTTGCTTCAATAGGTATGTCGGAGATCATTCATGCTGCTAATAGGGGCGAGAATGTTACGGTGGTATTTGTCAATAATGCCAACTACGGTATGACTGGTGGTCAGATGGCCCCCACAACACTGCCTGGTCAAAAGACAACCACAACACCATTCGGTAGAGATACAAAACATGACGGTTTCCCGTTCAGGATGGCTGAAATTATAGGTAATCTTCCTGCGGTGGCTTATTCCACAAGGGTCAAAGTCACATCCCCAAAACATGTAATAGCCGCAGGTAAGGCTATCAAAAAGGCTTTTCAAAATCAGATTGAAGAAAAAGGGTTTTCTTTTGTTGAGGTACTCTCCACATGCCCCACAAACTGGGGTATGGATCCTGTAAAATCGCTTAAATGGGTGGATGAGGTTATGGAGAGCTATTATCCTCTTGGTACATTTAAAGATATAGACGGGGGTAAATAA
- a CDS encoding 2-oxoacid:acceptor oxidoreductase family protein, with amino-acid sequence MYFDCIMAGFGGQGILSAGMMLSHMAVSQNLNATWFPSYGAEQRGGTANCMVVVSDDEIGSPVITKPHNGFIMNYPSLVKFQPRFRSGANVVIDSSLVSAEYINRDDLNFYGINATEQAEKLGNVKVANVIMIGALLKASQLFDLKVAEEALKYAISEKYHNLLDLNKKALEVGFNQVVKL; translated from the coding sequence ATGTATTTCGATTGTATAATGGCTGGATTTGGTGGTCAGGGGATATTAAGTGCAGGTATGATGCTATCTCATATGGCGGTAAGTCAGAATTTGAATGCCACATGGTTCCCTTCTTATGGTGCTGAGCAAAGAGGTGGTACAGCAAACTGCATGGTGGTGGTGTCAGATGATGAGATTGGCTCTCCGGTTATCACAAAACCGCATAATGGGTTTATTATGAATTACCCTTCTCTTGTTAAGTTTCAGCCGAGGTTTAGAAGTGGTGCAAATGTTGTTATTGACAGTTCTCTTGTATCTGCAGAATATATAAACAGAGATGACTTAAATTTTTATGGTATAAATGCCACAGAGCAGGCTGAAAAGCTTGGAAATGTGAAAGTGGCAAACGTCATTATGATAGGTGCTCTGTTGAAAGCATCACAGCTTTTTGACCTTAAGGTGGCTGAGGAAGCACTCAAATACGCTATTTCGGAAAAATATCACAATTTACTTGATCTTAACAAAAAGGCTCTTGAGGTGGGTTTTAATCAGGTTGTAAAGTTGTAA
- a CDS encoding acylphosphatase has translation MQRLNLRVYGRVQGVGFRAYVLNKARELGLAGFVKNMPDGTVFIDAQGEEEALNKLIEYVKIGPSMSRVEKVEIERINQTLNTRDFIVTY, from the coding sequence ATGCAGAGATTAAACTTAAGGGTATATGGGAGAGTTCAAGGGGTAGGTTTTAGGGCTTACGTTTTGAATAAGGCAAGGGAGCTTGGTCTTGCTGGCTTTGTGAAGAATATGCCTGATGGGACGGTTTTTATAGATGCTCAGGGGGAAGAGGAAGCATTGAATAAACTAATAGAGTATGTAAAAATTGGCCCTTCTATGAGTCGTGTGGAAAAGGTTGAAATCGAAAGGATTAATCAGACTCTTAATACAAGAGATTTTATTGTTACATATTAG
- a CDS encoding AEC family transporter: MIVLFIGGILSFGTYFLGKKVFKDNTLNILAFSAGTGNTGYFGIPLAFMLFDERLANVYVFSVLGSLLYESTIGFFIIAKGSYSVKDSLIRVLKLPAIYAMVLGLSFNFLKIKLSVDILNYLDYFKGAYAVLGMMMIGMSLHGLNRMLIDKIFISVALIIKFILFPLVILAVIYIDKLFFQFFNSDFYKVLFLFGVPPMAGNVVAIATLLKSNPEKAAIAVIISTIVSIFTIPVMVAYLMPA, translated from the coding sequence ATGATAGTACTGTTCATAGGGGGAATTCTTTCGTTTGGAACATATTTTTTAGGTAAAAAGGTTTTTAAAGATAATACGTTAAATATTTTAGCTTTCTCTGCTGGTACAGGTAATACGGGGTATTTTGGGATACCTCTTGCTTTTATGCTTTTTGATGAGAGACTGGCAAATGTGTATGTATTTTCAGTTTTAGGTTCTCTCCTGTATGAGAGCACGATAGGTTTTTTCATCATTGCGAAGGGTAGCTATAGCGTCAAAGACAGCCTGATAAGGGTTTTGAAATTGCCAGCAATATATGCTATGGTTCTGGGGCTATCTTTTAACTTTTTAAAGATCAAACTATCGGTGGATATTTTAAATTATCTGGATTATTTTAAAGGAGCATATGCGGTGTTGGGGATGATGATGATAGGTATGAGTCTTCATGGGCTTAATCGAATGTTGATCGATAAAATTTTTATATCCGTTGCCCTTATTATAAAGTTTATCCTGTTTCCATTGGTAATTTTAGCTGTAATCTATATCGACAAACTTTTTTTCCAATTTTTTAATAGTGATTTTTATAAGGTTCTTTTTCTATTTGGAGTGCCACCAATGGCGGGTAATGTTGTGGCAATAGCTACTCTTTTAAAATCAAACCCCGAAAAAGCAGCAATTGCTGTAATAATCAGTACTATTGTATCGATATTTACGATACCTGTCATGGTAGCTTATCTCATGCCGGCCTAA